GAGACCATCGAGGACGAGCGACTCCGCCGGCACGTCCTCAACGAGTATCTCGAACGGTTCCGCTCGACGCTGTACCGCCAGACGATGTTCGCCGAGTTCGAGCTCCGCACCCACGAGATGACCGAGGCCGGCGAACCGCTGACACCGGACCGCTTAGACGACCTCTACGCGGATCTCAAGGGCGAGTACTACGCCCCGGCAGAACTGGACGACCGCATCGCCCGCGAGTGGATGCGCATCCCGCACTTCTACCGGGCGTTCTACGTCTACCAGTACGCGACCGGTATCTCGGCGGCCGTGGCGCTGGTCGACAACATCCTCGAACACGGCGAGCACGCCGCCGAGCGCTACGTCGACTTCCTGCGCAGCGGTTCCCGGCAGTACCCCCTCGAACTGCTGCGCGACGCCGGCGTCGACATGGCCAGTCCCGAACCCGTCGAGTCGGCGCTCGCGACCTACAGCGAGTACTTGGACGAGTTTTCGGACCTGAACTGACCGACTGGTCCGAGGCGGCCCCACCCCGACAGAGTCACCGGTCGGTGGGTGCCACATAGTTACCGAAACGGGCCGGTAAATAGCAGACTGATATCAAGTGTCAAGGTGGGTTTAATATTCCTGTCGGATATAGTACTTCCAATGCAATATTCGAAAGAGTCGGCTCGGTGTACTTGTACACCCGTCGTCGGCACTCGGTTCGGCGGCGACACCGGTCGCGGCCCGGCGCAGGCGATTATCGAGGGGGTGGCTGCTGCCGAAGACATCGCCCCTACAGAACTGACCCCGCTGTACGACGACGTCGACCTGGAGGCGGTGGCGCAGCTGTTCTCGACGGCGGGCCCCTCGGCGGCGCGTCCCATGCTGCTGGAGTGCTCCGTGCTGGGATGGAAAGTGTACGTCCGCGGTGACGGCGCGCTTCGGGTGTGTGACCCCGAGCGGCCCACCGACCCGGCGCCGGTGTTCGAGAAGGCGATCTGCGATTGATATCGCTGGCCGCGACGACTGTTTCGTGAGCGACGCCGAAGACGAGCGAGTCCAGCCACTCAGACGACCGGGTGGCTCTGGCCATACGTGGCCAGCACCACCGCGCTCGCGTAGTCGTCGTCGGGGGCAACCGATTCGACGTGCACGTTCTCTTCGACGAAGTCCCAGTCCCGGAGGTCCCGGCCGGCGGCGAGTCCCTCGCGTATCTCCCGACGGACCTCGTCGGGGTCCGCGCCGTCGACCT
This DNA window, taken from Haloarcula ordinaria, encodes the following:
- a CDS encoding HalOD1 output domain-containing protein; the protein is MQYSKESARCTCTPVVGTRFGGDTGRGPAQAIIEGVAAAEDIAPTELTPLYDDVDLEAVAQLFSTAGPSAARPMLLECSVLGWKVYVRGDGALRVCDPERPTDPAPVFEKAICD